A DNA window from Synchiropus splendidus isolate RoL2022-P1 chromosome 2, RoL_Sspl_1.0, whole genome shotgun sequence contains the following coding sequences:
- the LOC128753440 gene encoding sister chromatid cohesion protein PDS5 homolog A-like isoform X2, with amino-acid sequence MYRRDRPVEDRVDTSSTSMEFPQQPKTAGDGKIVYPPGVKEITDKISNEEVVKRLKMVVKTYMDMDQDSEEEKQQYLGLALHLASEFFLRNPNKDVRLLVACCLADIFRIYAPEAPYTSHDKLKDIFLFITRQLKGLEDTKSPQFNRYFYLLENLAWVKSYNICFELEDCNEIFIQLFKTLFSVINNSHNQKVQMHMMDLMSSIIMEGDGVTQELLDTILINLIPAHKNLNKQAYDLAKTLLKRTVQTIETCIANFFNQVLVMGKSSVSDLSEHVFDLIQELFSIDPMLLTSVMPQLEFKLKSNDGEERLAVVRLLAKLFGAKDSELASQNRPLWQCFLGRFNDIHVPVRLECVKFASHCLINHPDLARDLTEFLKVRSHDPEEAIRHDVIVTIINAGKRDLNLVNDQLLGFVRERTLDKRWRVRKEAMMGLAQLYKKYCLHHEAGKETALKISWIKDKLLHIYYQNSIDDKLLVEKIFAQYMVPHSLDTEEKMKCLYYLYACLDTNAVKALNEMWKCQNMLRGLVKELLDLHNLPVSEANNTAMFGKLMNIAKNLPDAGKAQDFMKKFNQVLGEDEKLRAQLDVLISPTCSCKQAELCVREITRKLTFPKQPTNPFLEMVKFLLERIAPVHIDSEAISALVKLLNKSVEGTADDDDEGVTPDTAIRAGLELLKVLSFTHPTSFHSAETYESLLQCLKMEDDKVAEAAIQIFRNTGQKIETELPQIRSTLIPILHQKAKRGTPHQAKQAVHCIHTIFNNKEVQLAQIFEPLSRSLNADVPEQLITPLVSLGHISMLAPDQFASPMKSIVANFIVKDLLMNDRSIGNKNGKLWTTDEEVSPEVLAKVQAIKLLVRWLLGMKNNQSKSANSTLRLLSAMLVSEGDLTEQKKISKSDMSRLRLAAGGAIMKLAQEPCYHDIITPEQFQLCGLVINDECYQVRQIFAQKLHVALAKLALPLEYLGIFALCAKDPVKERRAHARQCLLKNISVRREYIKQNQISQDKLVSFLPEYVVPYMIHLLAHDPDFTKPQDYDQLKDVKECLWFMLEVLMTKNENNSHAFLRKMVENIKQSKDAQCPEDAKANEKLYVVSDVALFVIANKSTACHLDSPKDPVLPSKFFLLQDKDFKNDKEYLSAEMKQTLLTGKPKPAPVLATVNKTIMVQGRKIFKTTTITTDTTSNTSSNSSPLSSSAINKNSKSVTHAESMASQTRENNENPVIKKVEVKKVEVKKVEVKKAVDGVQGEKPPAKRRGRPPKTPTGADKAGGAATPTATGAGRGRKRAAESNSSADATKISKLQQNEEGTNRQMDLQR; translated from the exons ATGTATCGCCGTGAT AGGCCAGTAGAAGACCGTGTGGACACCTCATCAACAAGCATGGAGTTCCCTCAGCAGCCGAAAACGGCGGGGGACGGGAAAATCGTCTACCCCCCTGGAGTAAAGGAGATAACTGATAAAATTAGCAACGAGGAGGTGGTGAAACGTCTCAAG ATGGTTGTCAAGACATACATGGACATGGATCAGGATTctgaagaggagaagcagcagtacCTTGGCTTGGCCCTTCATCTTGCATCAGAGTTCTTCCTCAGGAACCCCAATAAAGATGTGCGGTTACTAGTTGCCTGCTGCCTAGCCGATATCTTCAGGATCTATGCACCTGAGGCGCCGTACACCTCTCATGATAAACTCAAG gatattttccttttcatcaCCAGACAGCTGAAAGGGTTGGAAGACACCAAAAGCCCGCAGTTCAACAGATACTTTTACCTGCTGGAG AACCTAGCGTGGGTGAAATCATACAACATTTGTTTTGAACTGGAAGACTGCAACGAGATCTTTATTCAACTGTTTAAAACCCTTTTTTCTGTCATAAA taACAGCCATAACCAGAAAGTGCAGATGCACATGATGGATCTGATGAGTTCTATCATCATGGAAGGAGATGGTGTCACACAGGAACTGCTGGATACCATCCTCATTAACCTGATCCCTGCACACAAG AATCTGAACAAGCAAGCTTATGACCTCGCAAAGACTCTGCTGAAGAGGACTGTGCAGACTATAGAGACTTGCATCGCAAAT TTTTTTAATCAGGTTTTGGTGATGGGCAAGTCGTCAGTCAGTGACCTGTCAGAGCATGTCTTTGACCTCATTCAAGAACTCTTCTCGATTGATCCTATGCTGCTGACCTCAGTCATGCCACAGCTGGAATTCAAACTCAAG AGTAATGATGGAGAGGAGCGTCTAGCAGTTGTGAGGTTGCTCGCAAAGCTGTTTGGGGCTAAAGATTCGGAGCTTGCTTCACAGAACAGACCTCTTTGGCAATGCTTCTTAGGGAG GTTTAATGACATACATGTTCCAGTTCGACTTGAGTGTGTAAAATTTGCAAGCCACTGCCTCATAAACCACCCAGACCTGGCAAGAGACCTCACTG AGTTTTTGAAAGTGCGCTCCCATGATCCAGAGGAAGCCATTCGCCATGATGTCATTGTCACCATCATAAATGCTGGGAAGAGAGACCTGAATCTGGTTAATGATCAGTTGTTAGGATTTGTAAGGGAAAGGACCTTGGACAAAAGG TGGCGTGTGCGTAAGGAGGCTATGATGGGTCTGGCTCAGCTTTACAAGAAATACTGCCTGCACCATGAAGCTGGGAAAGAGACTGCCCTCAAAATTAGTTGGATTAAAGACAAGTTGCTGCATATCTACTATCAGAACAGCATTGATGACAA ATTACTAGTGGAAAAGATCTTTGCCCAGTACATGGTCCCCCACAGCCTGGACACGGAAGAGAAGATGAAGTGTCTCTATTATCTGTATGCCTGTCTGGACACAAACGCTGTCAA GGCTCTGAATGAGATgtggaagtgtcagaacatgctCAGAGGTCTGGTCAAAGAGCTGCTAGACCTTCACAACCTCCCTGTG TCTGAGGCAAATAACACTGCTATGTTTGGCAAGCTGATGAATATCGCAA AGAACCTTCCTGATGCAGGAAAAGCTCAGGACTTCATGAAAAAGTTCAACCAGGTGCTTGGTGAAGATGAGAAACTCCGAGCACAACTGGATGTACTCATCAGTCCGACATGTTCCTGCAAGCAGGCTGAACTCTGTGTG agggAGATCACCCGGAAGCTAACATTCCCCAAACAACCCACCAACCCCTTTCTGGAGATGGTCAAGTTCCTGCTGGAACGCATCGCTCCTGTTCACATTGACTCTGAGGCTATCAG CGCTCTGGTTAAACTGCTGAACAAGTCTGTTGAGGGCACGGCAGACGATGATGACGAGGGCGTGACACCTGACACGGCCATCCGTGCAGGACTAGAGCTCCTCAAG GTCCTGTCGTTCACCCACCCTACGTCATTCCACTCGGCAGAAACTTACGAGTCTTTACTTCAGTGTTTGAAGATGGAAGACGACAAAGTGGCTGAGGCCGCCATCCAAATATTTCGGAACACAGGTCAAAAGATCGAGACAGAACTTCCGCAAATTAGATC GACTCTCATTCCCATCCTGCATCAAAAAGCCAAGAGGGGGACGCCTCACCAGGCCAAGCAGGCTGTACACTGTATCCACACTATCTTCAACAACAAGGAGGTGCAGCTTGCCCAGATATTTGAG CCTCTGTCACGGAGTCTGAATGCAGATGTGCCTGAGCAACTCATCACTCCGCTCGTGTCCTTGGGCCACATCTCCATGCTGGCTCCAGATCAGTTTGCTTCACCAATGAAATCTATTGTCGCCAACTTCATCGTCAAGGACTTGCTCATGAACGACAGG TCGATTGGAAACAAGAATGGAAAGCTGTGGACCACTGATGAGGAGGTGTCACCTGAGGTTTTAGCCAAG GTGCAGGCCATTAAACTGCTGGTGCGCTGGTTGTtaggaatgaaaaacaaccagtCAAAATCCGCAAACTCCACCCTGCGCCTGCTCTCTGCCATGCTGGTCAGTGAGGGTGACCTTACAGAGCAGAAGAAGATCAG TAAATCGGACATGTCCAGGTTGAGACTGGCTGCAGGAGGAGCCATCATGAAGCTGGCGCAGGAGCCCTGttaccatgacatcatcaccccaGAGCAGTTCCAACTGTGTGGACTTGTCATAAAC GACGAGTGCTACCAGGTCCGTCAAATCTTTGCTCAGAAGTTGCATGTGGCTCTTGCCAAACTGGCGCTGCCTTTGGAGTACCTGGGGATCTTTGCTCTGTGTGCCAAAGACCCAGTGAAGGAGCGCCGTGCCCACGCCCGACAGTGCCTgctcaaaaacatttcagtccgCAGAGAGTATATCAAGCAAAACCAAATTTCTCAGG ACAAACTTGTCTCCTTCCTACCCGAGTACGTTGTTCCTTATATGATCCACCTTTTGGCTCATGACCCGGATTTCACAAAACCACAGGATTATGATCAGCTCAAAGATGTGAAAGA GTGCCTGTGGTTCATGTTGGAGGTGCTGATGACCAAGAACGAGAACAACAGTCACGCTTTCCTCCGAAAGATGGTCGAGAATATCAAACAGAGTAAAGACGCACAGTGTCCCGAAGATGCAAAAGCCAATGAG AAGCTCTATGTGGTCTCTGATGTGGCTCTCTTCGTCATCGCCAACAAGAGCACTGCCTGTCACTTGGATTCACCAAAGGACCCGGTTCTACCCTCAAAGTTCTTTCTATTGCAGGACAAG GACTTCAAAAACGATAAAGAATATCTGTCGGCAGAGATGAAACAAACGCTGCTCACTGGAAAG CCCAAACCGGCCCCTGTGTTGGCGACGGTGAACAAAACTATAATGGTACAAGGGAGAAAGATCTTTaagaccaccaccatcaccacggACACCACCAGTAACACCAGCAGCAACTCGTCTCCACTCAGCTCCTCAGCCATCAACAAGAACAG TAAAAGCGTGACACATGCAGAGTCGATGGCTAGTCAGACTAGGGAAAACAATGAGAACCCTGTGATCaagaaggtggaggtgaagaaggtggaggtgaagaaagtggaggtgaagaag GCTGTGGACGGGGTGCAAGGTGAAAAACCACCCGCCAAAAGACGAGGCCGCCCCCCCAAAACTCCGACAGGAGCCGACAAGGCTGGAGGAGCTGCCACGCCGACCGCCACTGGCGCTGGCCGAGGCAGGAAGCGGGCAGCTGAGTCCAACTCTTCAGCAGATGCCACCAAgatttcaaaactgcagcaaAACGAGGAAGGGACAAATCGACAGATGGACTTGCAGAG GTAA
- the LOC128753440 gene encoding sister chromatid cohesion protein PDS5 homolog A-like isoform X3, producing MEFPQQPKTAGDGKIVYPPGVKEITDKISNEEVVKRLKMVVKTYMDMDQDSEEEKQQYLGLALHLASEFFLRNPNKDVRLLVACCLADIFRIYAPEAPYTSHDKLKDIFLFITRQLKGLEDTKSPQFNRYFYLLENLAWVKSYNICFELEDCNEIFIQLFKTLFSVINNSHNQKVQMHMMDLMSSIIMEGDGVTQELLDTILINLIPAHKNLNKQAYDLAKTLLKRTVQTIETCIANFFNQVLVMGKSSVSDLSEHVFDLIQELFSIDPMLLTSVMPQLEFKLKSNDGEERLAVVRLLAKLFGAKDSELASQNRPLWQCFLGRFNDIHVPVRLECVKFASHCLINHPDLARDLTEFLKVRSHDPEEAIRHDVIVTIINAGKRDLNLVNDQLLGFVRERTLDKRWRVRKEAMMGLAQLYKKYCLHHEAGKETALKISWIKDKLLHIYYQNSIDDKLLVEKIFAQYMVPHSLDTEEKMKCLYYLYACLDTNAVKALNEMWKCQNMLRGLVKELLDLHNLPVSEANNTAMFGKLMNIAKNLPDAGKAQDFMKKFNQVLGEDEKLRAQLDVLISPTCSCKQAELCVREITRKLTFPKQPTNPFLEMVKFLLERIAPVHIDSEAISALVKLLNKSVEGTADDDDEGVTPDTAIRAGLELLKVLSFTHPTSFHSAETYESLLQCLKMEDDKVAEAAIQIFRNTGQKIETELPQIRSTLIPILHQKAKRGTPHQAKQAVHCIHTIFNNKEVQLAQIFEPLSRSLNADVPEQLITPLVSLGHISMLAPDQFASPMKSIVANFIVKDLLMNDRSIGNKNGKLWTTDEEVSPEVLAKVQAIKLLVRWLLGMKNNQSKSANSTLRLLSAMLVSEGDLTEQKKISKSDMSRLRLAAGGAIMKLAQEPCYHDIITPEQFQLCGLVINDECYQVRQIFAQKLHVALAKLALPLEYLGIFALCAKDPVKERRAHARQCLLKNISVRREYIKQNQISQDKLVSFLPEYVVPYMIHLLAHDPDFTKPQDYDQLKDVKECLWFMLEVLMTKNENNSHAFLRKMVENIKQSKDAQCPEDAKANEKLYVVSDVALFVIANKSTACHLDSPKDPVLPSKFFLLQDKDFKNDKEYLSAEMKQTLLTGKPKPAPVLATVNKTIMVQGRKIFKTTTITTDTTSNTSSNSSPLSSSAINKNSKSVTHAESMASQTRENNENPVIKKVEVKKVEVKKVEVKKMQAVDGVQGEKPPAKRRGRPPKTPTGADKAGGAATPTATGAGRGRKRAAESNSSADATKISKLQQNEEGTNRQMDLQR from the exons ATGGAGTTCCCTCAGCAGCCGAAAACGGCGGGGGACGGGAAAATCGTCTACCCCCCTGGAGTAAAGGAGATAACTGATAAAATTAGCAACGAGGAGGTGGTGAAACGTCTCAAG ATGGTTGTCAAGACATACATGGACATGGATCAGGATTctgaagaggagaagcagcagtacCTTGGCTTGGCCCTTCATCTTGCATCAGAGTTCTTCCTCAGGAACCCCAATAAAGATGTGCGGTTACTAGTTGCCTGCTGCCTAGCCGATATCTTCAGGATCTATGCACCTGAGGCGCCGTACACCTCTCATGATAAACTCAAG gatattttccttttcatcaCCAGACAGCTGAAAGGGTTGGAAGACACCAAAAGCCCGCAGTTCAACAGATACTTTTACCTGCTGGAG AACCTAGCGTGGGTGAAATCATACAACATTTGTTTTGAACTGGAAGACTGCAACGAGATCTTTATTCAACTGTTTAAAACCCTTTTTTCTGTCATAAA taACAGCCATAACCAGAAAGTGCAGATGCACATGATGGATCTGATGAGTTCTATCATCATGGAAGGAGATGGTGTCACACAGGAACTGCTGGATACCATCCTCATTAACCTGATCCCTGCACACAAG AATCTGAACAAGCAAGCTTATGACCTCGCAAAGACTCTGCTGAAGAGGACTGTGCAGACTATAGAGACTTGCATCGCAAAT TTTTTTAATCAGGTTTTGGTGATGGGCAAGTCGTCAGTCAGTGACCTGTCAGAGCATGTCTTTGACCTCATTCAAGAACTCTTCTCGATTGATCCTATGCTGCTGACCTCAGTCATGCCACAGCTGGAATTCAAACTCAAG AGTAATGATGGAGAGGAGCGTCTAGCAGTTGTGAGGTTGCTCGCAAAGCTGTTTGGGGCTAAAGATTCGGAGCTTGCTTCACAGAACAGACCTCTTTGGCAATGCTTCTTAGGGAG GTTTAATGACATACATGTTCCAGTTCGACTTGAGTGTGTAAAATTTGCAAGCCACTGCCTCATAAACCACCCAGACCTGGCAAGAGACCTCACTG AGTTTTTGAAAGTGCGCTCCCATGATCCAGAGGAAGCCATTCGCCATGATGTCATTGTCACCATCATAAATGCTGGGAAGAGAGACCTGAATCTGGTTAATGATCAGTTGTTAGGATTTGTAAGGGAAAGGACCTTGGACAAAAGG TGGCGTGTGCGTAAGGAGGCTATGATGGGTCTGGCTCAGCTTTACAAGAAATACTGCCTGCACCATGAAGCTGGGAAAGAGACTGCCCTCAAAATTAGTTGGATTAAAGACAAGTTGCTGCATATCTACTATCAGAACAGCATTGATGACAA ATTACTAGTGGAAAAGATCTTTGCCCAGTACATGGTCCCCCACAGCCTGGACACGGAAGAGAAGATGAAGTGTCTCTATTATCTGTATGCCTGTCTGGACACAAACGCTGTCAA GGCTCTGAATGAGATgtggaagtgtcagaacatgctCAGAGGTCTGGTCAAAGAGCTGCTAGACCTTCACAACCTCCCTGTG TCTGAGGCAAATAACACTGCTATGTTTGGCAAGCTGATGAATATCGCAA AGAACCTTCCTGATGCAGGAAAAGCTCAGGACTTCATGAAAAAGTTCAACCAGGTGCTTGGTGAAGATGAGAAACTCCGAGCACAACTGGATGTACTCATCAGTCCGACATGTTCCTGCAAGCAGGCTGAACTCTGTGTG agggAGATCACCCGGAAGCTAACATTCCCCAAACAACCCACCAACCCCTTTCTGGAGATGGTCAAGTTCCTGCTGGAACGCATCGCTCCTGTTCACATTGACTCTGAGGCTATCAG CGCTCTGGTTAAACTGCTGAACAAGTCTGTTGAGGGCACGGCAGACGATGATGACGAGGGCGTGACACCTGACACGGCCATCCGTGCAGGACTAGAGCTCCTCAAG GTCCTGTCGTTCACCCACCCTACGTCATTCCACTCGGCAGAAACTTACGAGTCTTTACTTCAGTGTTTGAAGATGGAAGACGACAAAGTGGCTGAGGCCGCCATCCAAATATTTCGGAACACAGGTCAAAAGATCGAGACAGAACTTCCGCAAATTAGATC GACTCTCATTCCCATCCTGCATCAAAAAGCCAAGAGGGGGACGCCTCACCAGGCCAAGCAGGCTGTACACTGTATCCACACTATCTTCAACAACAAGGAGGTGCAGCTTGCCCAGATATTTGAG CCTCTGTCACGGAGTCTGAATGCAGATGTGCCTGAGCAACTCATCACTCCGCTCGTGTCCTTGGGCCACATCTCCATGCTGGCTCCAGATCAGTTTGCTTCACCAATGAAATCTATTGTCGCCAACTTCATCGTCAAGGACTTGCTCATGAACGACAGG TCGATTGGAAACAAGAATGGAAAGCTGTGGACCACTGATGAGGAGGTGTCACCTGAGGTTTTAGCCAAG GTGCAGGCCATTAAACTGCTGGTGCGCTGGTTGTtaggaatgaaaaacaaccagtCAAAATCCGCAAACTCCACCCTGCGCCTGCTCTCTGCCATGCTGGTCAGTGAGGGTGACCTTACAGAGCAGAAGAAGATCAG TAAATCGGACATGTCCAGGTTGAGACTGGCTGCAGGAGGAGCCATCATGAAGCTGGCGCAGGAGCCCTGttaccatgacatcatcaccccaGAGCAGTTCCAACTGTGTGGACTTGTCATAAAC GACGAGTGCTACCAGGTCCGTCAAATCTTTGCTCAGAAGTTGCATGTGGCTCTTGCCAAACTGGCGCTGCCTTTGGAGTACCTGGGGATCTTTGCTCTGTGTGCCAAAGACCCAGTGAAGGAGCGCCGTGCCCACGCCCGACAGTGCCTgctcaaaaacatttcagtccgCAGAGAGTATATCAAGCAAAACCAAATTTCTCAGG ACAAACTTGTCTCCTTCCTACCCGAGTACGTTGTTCCTTATATGATCCACCTTTTGGCTCATGACCCGGATTTCACAAAACCACAGGATTATGATCAGCTCAAAGATGTGAAAGA GTGCCTGTGGTTCATGTTGGAGGTGCTGATGACCAAGAACGAGAACAACAGTCACGCTTTCCTCCGAAAGATGGTCGAGAATATCAAACAGAGTAAAGACGCACAGTGTCCCGAAGATGCAAAAGCCAATGAG AAGCTCTATGTGGTCTCTGATGTGGCTCTCTTCGTCATCGCCAACAAGAGCACTGCCTGTCACTTGGATTCACCAAAGGACCCGGTTCTACCCTCAAAGTTCTTTCTATTGCAGGACAAG GACTTCAAAAACGATAAAGAATATCTGTCGGCAGAGATGAAACAAACGCTGCTCACTGGAAAG CCCAAACCGGCCCCTGTGTTGGCGACGGTGAACAAAACTATAATGGTACAAGGGAGAAAGATCTTTaagaccaccaccatcaccacggACACCACCAGTAACACCAGCAGCAACTCGTCTCCACTCAGCTCCTCAGCCATCAACAAGAACAG TAAAAGCGTGACACATGCAGAGTCGATGGCTAGTCAGACTAGGGAAAACAATGAGAACCCTGTGATCaagaaggtggaggtgaagaaggtggaggtgaagaaagtggaggtgaagaag ATGCAGGCTGTGGACGGGGTGCAAGGTGAAAAACCACCCGCCAAAAGACGAGGCCGCCCCCCCAAAACTCCGACAGGAGCCGACAAGGCTGGAGGAGCTGCCACGCCGACCGCCACTGGCGCTGGCCGAGGCAGGAAGCGGGCAGCTGAGTCCAACTCTTCAGCAGATGCCACCAAgatttcaaaactgcagcaaAACGAGGAAGGGACAAATCGACAGATGGACTTGCAGAG GTAA